CGCGCTTCCCCGAAGCCGGTGAGAATCGCCGCGGCAACAAGATGGCGCGCGAGCGCATGACGATCCTCTACGACGTCAGCGCGGCCGAGCACGCCATGGTTCTGGGCACGAGCAACAAGACCGAGATCCTCCTGGGCTACAGCACGCTGTACGGCGACAGCGCGTCGGCGGTGAACCCGATCGGTGATCTGTACAAGACGCAGGTCCGGCAGCTGGCGCGGTATCTCGGCGTGCCGCAGGTCGTCATCGACAAGCCGCCCAGCGCCGACCTGTGGCAGGGTCAGACCGACGAGGACGAGCTCGGCTTCACCTACGAGCGTGTCGACACACTGCTGGCCCACATGGTCGACCGCCGCTATCGGCCGGTGCACCTGCGGGAGCTGGGTTTCGACGACCTGTTCATCGGACGCGTGCGCTCGCTCGTGCG
This genomic window from Candidatus Krumholzibacteriia bacterium contains:
- a CDS encoding NAD+ synthase produces the protein MSEAELFEVLTLQEDAVLDVIDRGLFREVDRTGFERVVLGLSGGLDSALTAYLAVRAFGVDKVIALAMPYRTSNPDSLAHAELVAGELGVELRTIDISEQIDAYFARFPEAGENRRGNKMARERMTILYDVSAAEHAMVLGTSNKTEILLGYSTLYGDSASAVNPIGDLYKTQVRQLARYLGVPQVVIDKPPSADLWQGQTDEDELGFTYERVDTLLAHMVDRRYRPVHLRELGFDDLFIGRVRSLVRTNQYKRKLPVIIKLSGRTVDKDFLYPRDWTG